Within Fusarium keratoplasticum isolate Fu6.1 chromosome 8, whole genome shotgun sequence, the genomic segment TATTCATTTTTTCTGTTGTGGATGGGTGAGAGAAGATGCCAGAGTCTCGCAAAGAGGGTGGCCCATGGACACTTGAGTTTGGATGGATtcatctcctctcttctctctgaTCGGCGGACAGAGGTGGGGTTTCCAATCTGCATGACCTGCAGCTACCCATGTCCAGGGTGATGGACCCTTGTCAATGGAGTCATGTTGGCCCAGGGGTTGTCCAGCCAGGCCTGCAGACAGAAGATGGAGCTTTCCTCCTCGCAGGTACCGTTGACCATCTCTGTCCACGGAATGATGCACTCGCAGCAGCCCACTGATAAGTGGCTCATCCCCCATCTGTTAAAGCTCTGTTCGCAGTCAACTCCCCATCCCTTCGCTCTCCAATGGCGGCTACATCAACCGATACGACGGTCCTTTCAGGACAGTCCGCATCATGGATAAACGGGGTTGAAACTCCCGTACCGTGGACGTCGACAGTCCGTTTATTGCACTTTGCACATACTACTGAAACCCAACCCCTACTCCCAGGCGAGTACATCACATCTGTCGAGTCGTCCGTCAGTTCTGCCGCCCCCTCCAGTAGCGATGCTgccagctcctcgaccagTGCAAGTCCCTCGACCACGGCTATACCGAGCACTAGCACCGACTCCAGCGCCATCTCCAGCGCCTtttccagctccagcaatCCCAATCACTCATCAACGAGTGTATCGGCTCCTTCTAGCGACAATGGCTCGTCGGGCCACTCCACAGGAGCACTCGCTGGAGCGGCCGTGGGATGTGCTATTGGCGGCATCCTGATCGGGCTTGTCGCCGCTTGGCTCCTCTTCCGTCGACGACGTAGAGGGCAAGACGACATAAAGACTGTTCCCCACGACAATCCTCGAGCATTCGCGACCGTTGAGAAACCGTCTCCCACCGTTAGCGACGATTCGACCCCGTTGAACCATCTACTCCTCGACGCGACCCCCGACAGAGAGATTGAGGCCGAACTACAAGCCTTGGGGCATCTCATCGATCAACACGTCGAAAAGTACTATCATCTTGACCCGATCACCGACGTGTCGACCTTGTCAGACCATCTTGCCCCGCTCGGAGACTTCCCTCATGGCACAGAAGCCATCGCAGGAGTATGCGCAAAGCCGATGTCTCGCCAAACTGGTCTTCGGCACGTCATCTCGCAAGTCATTTTCAGGAGCCTTGACATCTACTCCCGTGGCGCATTCTCAATGCTCCCGGCGCCTCTCAGCACTTTTCTGGACTCGATCCCCTCTCACAACGCGACAGGTAAGACCGTACACtgtcttttctttttcgcAACTGACGCCGATTTCTAGCTCAATCGGCTGCCTTGTCCGAATGGCGTCGTCTTTCAGCTTTCCTACTCCATCCAAGCCCTTATGAGCGAACGCCTCTGCCCATTTCCAAAGCTGCTCTCAGTTCTCAGGCCCTGGCTTTGGCGACCCGCCTCAACGGCTTCCTCCACCACTTTGTCGGGACCAGCCACAGCGCCCAGACAGATCACCTGCAGGCCGTCATTGTCGAGTGCACGAAGCTCGGCTATGTAATCTTGTCACAGCCCCAGGATTGGCGTTTCGTGTTTGAAAAGGGCAACTCGGTGGTTGTGTGCCCTGGGTTGGACAAGGGGGGAAGACGGGTAGTGGAACCCGAGGTCGGAGTTATTGGTGCATAAGTGGGTTTGGCGGTGGAGTAGAATGCCCTGTCCTGGACCTATCGTCGTAGTCCATTCTGTCTGTTGGTTGTATCGCGACAAGAGTGCAGGGGATCAACCAACAAGTCGTTACATGTGGCTTGACAAAGGACCACCTAAGAGCCAACAAGTTCATTTAACTTTCTATTCTCCTTCTTAATTCGATCGTGGAGGAAGTTCCGGGCCGGACCGGCCGAAGGAGTTGCTTGGGGGCTGGTCCCTGCTGTGTGAgcgaccaacaaccaacaacaccaagacatGAGGCATGAGACATCCAAGAAAGGTCTGGTGCAGCTGCAAGTTGGTTCCCCGCTCCACTCACTCATTAAAAGGCCGACGGCATTTCCAACCGACCCTCGTTCTCGTTTGCGGGATGCCGGTGCACCTCGGCCTCGTAAAATTGGCTCTCCTTGACATAACCACCTGCCTTTCACCATCAATGTCTCCAAGATGCCTGGTCTAAATACTCGTTTCCGCCAGATAGTCACCCTGGCTACCGATCAAGATCCACTGTCAACCCAGGTCCGCTCATGCATCGAGCTTGTCCGCACATGTCATTACGACCTCCAGCACCTTGTTCAACTTCGCAACCAGCACGCGACCTTGCTCCTACCCGCAGCAGTTGAGCGCATCGATGGAATTATTGAGGCCGCGCAGCAGTGCCATGACCGCGTCGACAGACTCGTGGAGAAGTGCCGACCGGAGGCGCATGGGGGAAAGACGCCACTTCGCAGCAAGATGAGGTGGATTCTGGCCGATTctctcgactttgagagcCAGCAGCCGCTTCTTCACTGTCATCACGCTGCAGTATTGGCCGAGTTGAACTTTGTACGTCAAGTAGTCCTCGCAGCCCCGACGGTCGGGGACCaaaaagaggaggaggcgagtCCAGAGCCCGCTGTGATATCCTCAACCTTTTCCAACATTGCTCTCCTAGGAGATGTGTTTGATAGCATTTCGTGTAAGACAGTCCCTCCAACTCTTTTCTCTGGCAGCGAGAATGATTTGATGATGATTAATTCGTAAATAGTGACTTCCTGTGACCCTGTCTCATCTCCCCAGCttccctcgccctcaaccAACACTACACCCTCTTCCGACCCAAGCAACGTACAGGGtctttcttctccagcaCCGGCGAATACGCAAAGGCATAAAAAGGCTGTATCGATAGTTGAAGTTCACGAAAAGTTCTCGGTCCATTCTGACGTCGACAACCAAAAAGAGCTATACCCCTATTCCGATGAGAAGGAAGTTGTTGTCAACGAGCAGTCACGATCACCAGACAAAGATAGAGTTGTCCTAAACCCACAAGACAACACTGGCTTGCGCTTGCTGTTTGATCTGGGTCACGACGAGGTCTCCCCGAGGTCCTCTCCACTTGCGGCTGTTCCGTCCCTTTCATCTATCTCTCAAATCTCTTCCATGCCCAGTGTGCCGAACCTGCATGGTATACCTCTGTCGAATTCCAGTCAGACCAACTAGAAACAGTGCCTCTCTACCTCACCATATGAGCAACTATATGATATTTGATATTTGGCTCCCATGGCTGAATTGCCGGTGTAAACCATGTTAGACTTAGCATCCCACAAGCTAGCTAGGAGAGACGTCGATAAGGCCAAGAGAGCGGCCAAAGTGGATTCCAAAGCGAGttcttcccttcctcttGATAGATATGGAAGTAGGGTATTGAAACTATTGTTGCAGTATCCGAAATTCTTTAACGTAATGATTTCACTGGTTCCTATTTCTTTGTGCTCTCTCCCATGAGACCGGCTGATATCATGGCCAGATCACCATCACGGGCCGAGGCTACCGTTCACGATAAGAAGAGGGGGTCAAGCAGTAGTTGGCCATTACAAGTCGATAAAAAATTGAATTAATATGCAAACAATTAAAGATTTTGGAGCCCATAGAAGATTTATGGTCTTTCTTAGTTAGACCCTCTAGTAAAGACCTTAATAAATCCTCCTCGATACTGTAAGTTCCATTAACCTACCATgtcttcctcgtcagagGACCTACACCAAGTGAACATTTCCTTATTTAGTTATATCTACAGGCCTGAGTTTTACCTGATGGGTTATCAAATTACTAAAAGAGGTCATCGGCCATAGGAACAGAGAACAAAACTATTGATAGTAAATTCGGTGAAACCCCGCCCTCGACCACCTAGGAATATCCTCCCTTTTGTCTATGCCTGCGCCCCAGAACTTTCCCCAAACGGCTGATCGTAATTAGTGAATGGCCATTCATCTAACCAACAGTCCATATCAATGCGATGACCCAACTGTTGGTCTTCAGGTGCTCCCTCAAGATATAGGCTTGGGTCATCATTCAGGAACTCCTCCCATTCAAAAGCCCCCCCAACTCCACGCTGAGTCCCTTGCGGCTCTGGTGTTGGATCCGACTGGACGGTTGCGGAACTTGGATGTTCGTTCGTGACTACTCCAGAGTCGTCGCTGAAACGGGAGTTGGGGACCTCTCGGTCCGGCACGAAGCCACGGCTATTGGAACTTTCTTCAGAATCCTCAATGTCCGTCTCAGAGCCTTGTTGGGCTCTTGCCTGCCAGCCATCAATAGATGGGTTCTGATGCGATGTTTGCTCCATGAAAACTCGAGACAAGGCACGGTCCAAAGCTCCGCGGATATCATCCGCCGCAACACTCGCTAACGCAGAGTCTTGGACAAGAAACTGCTGGAGAGTCTGGACAGATTCTCCTGTCAAAAACATGCCGGAAACGTAGAGCGCTTCCTCGGTTGGAGAGGTATCAGGGAACGGCTGTGCTCGTTTACAAACTGTACAATCGTTGTACGGTGTGGCGGGTCGGGGCAAGTGGCCAGGGAACAGTAGGTCGAATATCCTGTACCATTGTTCCTCTTCAGTGCCAGGCGCTGATCTCAGTCTGAGGCGGAACATTACCCAGTCTTCGATATCGTCCCTGTGCTTCCGGTGAAGATGTTGCTTGACGTAGCGCACCTTGGTCAACTTGAGTTTGACACAGGCTTGATACTGCTGGAGATCCTTTTTACAGAAAGGACAGGCGAGGGGCCAAGAGGGCCCTGGTTCTTTGGGCCGCCGGGCACGTTTCGACTTGCCCGATGATGGTCTGTCCCGCTCTGCTTCGTCAGCCGACTCGGTTCGCTCTCTTCGTCTCTTTCCACCCCTAGAGCCTTGGTTCTGCCGTATTGATAGACCTGATTGAGGAGATGTCGTTGAATGTTCCCCAGGCTGGTGAGTCGCTGTCCAGAAATCCTGCCAGTCCTGGTGAAGCCACCACCAGATACGCCGGACATTCCAAAGAAGCCAAGGCAACAGATGCAAATCTCCGCCAGGAGTCACAGCAAGCGGCGCCGCTCCTTCTCTTACGATTGTCTCATCGGTGTCCCCAAACTCCCAACCACCTGGGACCCTTTGGACCGCCGGGTCAGTGCCCTCTTCGCCGCACGTCGATGAAGAACCGTCCAGGTCTGATGAAGTGTATCCCTCAGAATATATGGAGTCATTTTCGAACTcaccttttccctctctacATTCAACGTTCTCGGGGGTGTTGTCGGTGTGTTTTTGCCATGGCTCCTTGGGAATGATTGTGTGGTGGGGTTCATGGGGTGAGGACGATTGAGCCTCGACAACCTGCACTCGGCCAGGGCATGCAAAGCCAGTCCTCGAATCAAGTCTGCCATCCATTTCATGACACTCCTCGCCGGTTGCTTCGCTATTGGAGGAGCTTGGGCCGTCAATGTCCAGCCCGTCACGTCTCGGGCCAGAGGAGGCGGTACGCGCATGATGCAGTTCTCTCAGGTCGGAGAGTTGCTCCCTCTGTGGATAAATGATGGCCGGTCTTTTACAGTTCATGCAACGAGGATGGTTACAATTGACGCAGATGTCTACAACACCCAGGCTGTCAAACCAGCAATTACACTTGTTCCTGGTCAGAGCTCCATACATATTGTGTCGCCTTGCCATGAACACTTACACATTCCCATGCATATTCGGTTTTATGCACTCCAGGTGGTGCCAGGAACATGGTTACTTGAGTTTACCCCGCGTAAAACGGACTCGTATATTCGCTCTTGCAAGGCAGAGCGAGTGGGCAGAGGGGTAAGTGGTTCGTCGGCCGAACGGATTTGGTATAAGTGACAGGAATTGCGATCGTTTTGACGTGTCAAGTTTCCTTCTTGTTTCTTTCCGGGTAATGGTAAGTTGGAACAGGTTTCGACCTCCAGGATCGGAGAGCCTGCAGATGTAGTCAGGCCGCCATCACCAATGTGACAAACTCGGCAGCCAATCAAATTCGCCGCGCCTTCCAGGCCAATTATCGCCTTCACAGCATCTCTCGGCTCTTCAGAAGCTTGGGCGTTCATTTATTTCGTGGTCACCATTGTGCTCAGCATGCTCCGGGCCCTTGATGCGAATACTAGTCAGGGTCTGGGAAGGTCAATCCCCCCTCGGTCACAGACGTGACCGCAAGACCGTTGAGAGCACAAATGTGACGATTAGTTTTTATAAAGTCTGCCAGATGCATCTGTGACTATAAACGAGAACTTGAATTCAAGCTTGCGCTTCAAGCCCACCGTTTCTACAAACTCCCATTACATCAGCCCTCTCCACTCTCCGTCACGGTAGTTGCACGAGCACAACATCATACAGGAAGGATGTCACCCAACAACGAAGCTTCCGGTACACCCTCCAATCTGTCAACGTGAATATCAAACTGAACCCATGCCATGCAGTAGTCGAACCCCCGTCGGTCCTGTTGGCATTTATTCACGATGAGCCAACACTGCCTGAGAGACTTGCTCTTTCACAAAGAACGAAGAAAGATCATAAagagaggctgaagaagatggaaaaGGAGATTTCCAACCTGGTGGGCATTGTGTGAGTTGCACAACAAGCGCGGGTGGTCGGAATAATGACTAATCGATGAAATTCAATAGGGAACCACACGATACGACATATTCAAGCTCACCCCGGGTATCAAGTAAGGGTGCCACCTTTCAAGCACTTTAGTGCTCTATGGGTTCATTTTTAGTTCTCTTTCTTGGTTGTAGGTTTTTAGGGACACGAAGACGTGCTTCATGTAGTATAAATGGTGCTTGCAAGGAATGATAGTCTATGTCGCGCAACTATTATCGAGTATTTCAGCTACCCGCTCAGCAACTCTAATACGGTTGTGAAGGAACCATCATGTTTTGGTGTTGATTTTGAATGAACTTCTAGTCCCTGTGAGCTCTATTACTAAATGACTGCAATCTTTCTCTGATCACATCTCAATTGGTGAGTATAGAGTCTACGCTGGTGATCACAGATCTCATCTGCCCAATCGGAGCTACGAGATTCTTGCATGCCTGCCCCCAATAAGAAGCTACATTGAATTTTTCATCTCTTTTATTTGCATCATCAGAGAGAGTTTCCTTACTTGATCAGTAGTGTTCAAGTATCTATTCACCTCGGTCAATGTGTGGGGTCTAGTCACTTCGGCCATGCCTGTGCCTGGCGACTGTTTGCGCGAGCACACCTCGATCTCAAGCTCCATGGAGCTGATATTCTCCAATCGGCGTCTTATCAACTTATCACTATTCAGTGTGATGTAGGCATCGGGAAGTGCCCAAATGGCAAGGCGCCCACTGATCCAACGTCCTACCGGGACCGGATGGGTATGCTCGGGCTGCCATTTAGCAATCTATGCAACTGCAGTCTCGCCTTTCAGCCCCTTTACAAATTCAggcttggcgatgatggtggccGACCGAGAACGAGACGCGAAGGCCGAAGGGTCTTGGCTCGACTCGTGCCTGGTCCATCATAAAATCATTTCTGTATCGAAATACGCAGTTAAGTGGTTGATACTTCCAATCCAAGCCATTCTGTCGCATATCGGCTCTACCGTGGTGCCGAAGCAGCGAGTTGTTTGTCTATCTCGCACAACGTCGGGTCGCCTCGGTGAAAGAAGAAATTCCGAAAACCGACAGTGGGCATATCTGCGGCTGTTGTCTCAGGGCATGGGTGGCTAAATAAAACTTCATGACGACATTACTCATCATTGTCTCTTCATTGTGCATGTACTACGATATACATGAAATCGGGTGCTTTTCCCAAGTGCatagcatcatcatcacatTGCAAACACACCAGCTTGTCTATTCCAACTCCGCTCTTCAATCCAGATTTATAGCCATCATGTCAATCATCACGGTTCTCGGTGCCACTGGATCTCAAGGTGGCTCCGTGTGTACTGCTCTCCAGGGCAATCCTCACTGGAAAGTTCGGGCCGTCACCAGAAACCCCGCTAGCAACGCTTCCAGgaagctcctcgagaaggTGGCTCGGTCCAAATGCGGGAAACCTTCAACATTTTTACTGACGACATTTTCATCTAGGGCATCGAGGTAGTCGCCGCTGATGCCAATGACGAAACCTCCCTCCATGAGGCATTCAGGGTACAAGATGAGCAAACCGCCAACCCCCTCGAGCCTAGACTAATCAAGGTTTACATAGGGTACAACGGCTGTTTTTGCTCTTACAAACTTTGATTGGTACGCGTATCGTTCATTTAGCTCGTTATAATACTCACGGCTCATTTCAGGGGACTTGTGATGAAGAAGGGTCGCGAGGCAGCCGGCGAGGTGGAAAAGCAGCAACAGAtcaacattgccaaggcGGCAGCTCAAACTCCAGGCCTCAAGCACTACATAATGAGCTCGCTACCCGCCGCCAGCCTCTCATCGAACGGCAAGCTGCCGGTTCCGCACTTTGACTACAAGCACGAGGCCTTTCAGTGGATTGAGGAGCATGCGCCGGAACTGGCAGCCAAGACAACCCGGGTCTGGCTTGGTTGGTATCCATCAAACATGGCATTCAACGCCATGATGAAACTTGTTCATCTGGTAAGTTCATCGCAGACGTCAGGCCAAGTTGGGAACTCTTTGCCCCTGTCCCATGGTCTGAATCGTATGCAGCACGTTGTTAATTGTTTTTCTTCGGTATAGCCCAGCCCCGATGTTTATGCTTGGATTCAACCCAGCAAAGAAGACGCAGTTCTTCCCATCGCAGGAGACGCCCAACACAACGTCGGCGTGGTCGTAGAAGGTATCCTAGAAGACGGACCAAGGTCGTTTGGCAGGATCGCCATTGTCATCACCGACTATCTCAAGTTGTCGGAAGTCGTGAAGGTCTGGGAGAGTGTCACGGGAAAGCGAGCCGTGTACATCGAGGTCTCGGATAAGACAACTGAGAAGATTTGGGGTGTCGGAGGCCTTGAGATCGCCTCTCAGCTGCGGTGGAGTGAAGAGTTTCCCAACTGGCACAAGTTGGAGCCTGAACGGGTCATTACTCTTGAGGGACTAGGTGTCCAGGGCAAGGTTCGGAACTTTAAACAGGCCTTGGAGAGTGTAAAAGAGAATCTTATCTAGGTCCAGATACCTAAAAAGACTAGCGCTAATCTCGTCTCTGATGCGTCTTTCCAACCTACTCAGGCTTACGACCGTAGACGTACCGCACCTTGAAGTAGCTGTGGACCTTACGGTTGCGGATTGCCTTGCGCGTCTGCATGAGAAACACCTGGAACTCATCTTCCGGCCACTTCAGGACCTGGCTCCACAGCAGAAGGGAGTATCCTATGGCGATATGTCAGGGATATCAGTGTTAGGTTAGGTAATAAGCTTGCTCACCCTCGAGGTCGTTCTCCAATGTCAGCTGGACGAAACGGCCCACCTGGGCCATTTTAGGGTCTTTCGGCCAGTTACCAATAGGCATCTGTAATTCACAAGTCAGATACATGTTGGAGAGGGTGTGCGTGTCATGCAAATCTCACCTTGTAATCCACCGTCTTGATATCGACAAAACCAGCCTCCTTGAGTCCTTCCACCTGTAGCTCGCCTACAAAAAACGGACGGCCCAGAGCCTTGCCTCCCTCTTCGTACATCTTGTCACAGACTTTCAAGACAGGCTCTAGCTCGTCAGTCCCATCATCGCTGAGCAGACGGACGTCAGCCTCGACCGACTCTACCCAACCGCCAGGGGCGCAACAACGGTAGGCCTCCTTAAAGAGGGCATGCCAGTCAGCAATGGCGCCGAAGAGGTAACGGATATGGATAAAATCAAAGTGATTATCTCCCCAGGTCCATCTCTCGGTAGCATCGTCTACCTCGAATTGTACATTCGGAGGAACCCACTCTGGCTGGCAGGGTGAGAGGTCGGTACCGATCACTTCGGCACCTGTGTACTGATCGGCAAAGTCACTAGAATGTGTAAGCATAAGCTGGTCGCTCATATCTGAGTAGCAAGGCAGTGATACATTGCCCAAATGCCTTGCATATGATCAGCGACGCCCATGTGCATGGAGGGTTTCACGTACCGCTTCCTGTACCAACATCAAGTACTTTCTGAGAAAATCATGATTATCAGCGTGAGAACTTTTGCCGTCCTATGCTTGGAGCAAGTCCGCACCTGAACATTATCTTTGATAGGTGCGAGAAATAGCTGGCCATCCAAGAGAAGGGTGAGGGAGTGGTGGCTAGGGGTAAAGTTAGCATGGTGCACTCAGTCTCTAGAGACACGGCCGTACGAGATGTCGATAGACTCTAACTGCTGGTCGTCATTGGGAAAAGCATAGTCATTGACAAACTTGTCGGCATGGTATGTGCGACCCTGGACACGACGATATTCGAGAATGCTGGCCGAGACAGAAGCGGTGGAACTTTCTCTAGGTCGCTTTTAGCATCTTGTGTCGCACCACATGGCCAAGCCGTCCACTCACGCGTCCGAGCCGATAGATGAATCGGCGTCCTAAGGATCAAACATCAGCTACGGATTTTCGACCAGACAGAGGCATTTTTCAGATCCTACTTCGCCTTGATCAGCAGGAACTAAATCGATCGGAGATGGAGTCGATCTCGGTGGAGAAGCGGAAGTCGGTGCCCTGGTCGGCGAATTGGACCCGCACATGGTGAGTGAGACAGTCGTACCAAAATTAGAGGGAGGCTAAGATAGTGGTGATGGAGCtaaggaggatggatggatcgcGAGAGGAGTTCGAGCTCGGAGCGGGGAACACCCATGTAAGGGGCCATGGCTAAATAGCGCGGTTAACCTCCAATCGCGTGATGGAGAGTTGGTTTGGTAATCCGCTCGTTGAGGATGGAATAGGTCTAGGGTAAGAGGCTCTGGCTTGTGTTTGAGTGGAATGAAGAGTGTCCAGGTTGGCACCAGAGCCTGAACGGGTCATTGCTGTTGAGGAACTACGTATTCAAGATAAGGTCTAGAACTTTAAGCAGACGGGAGAGTGTAACG encodes:
- a CDS encoding NmrA domain-containing protein yields the protein MSIITVLGATGSQGGSVCTALQGNPHWKVRAVTRNPASNASRKLLEKGIEVVAADANDETSLHEAFRGTTAVFALTNFDWGLVMKKGREAAGEVEKQQQINIAKAAAQTPGLKHYIMSSLPAASLSSNGKLPVPHFDYKHEAFQWIEEHAPELAAKTTRVWLGWYPSNMAFNAMMKLVHLPSPDVYAWIQPSKEDAVLPIAGDAQHNVGVVVEGILEDGPRSFGRIAIVITDYLKLSEVVKVWESVTGKRAVYIEVSDKTTEKIWGVGGLEIASQLRWSEEFPNWHKLEPERVITLEGLGVQGKVRNFKQALESVKENLI